One region of Skermanella mucosa genomic DNA includes:
- a CDS encoding 3-oxoadipyl-CoA thiolase, which translates to MLEAYIYDGLRTPFGRHAGALAGVRPDDLLAGVIKAVVERGPFRPEDIEDVIAGCTNQAGEDSRNVARHAGLLAGLPFQVPGLTVNRLCGSGLSAVLDASRAVTVGQGDLIVAGGVESMSRAPFVIGKSESAYSREIKAFDTTMGARFTNPRIVEEHGNHSMPETADNIGQDLQITREASDRFALESQRKYAAALADGYYDGELVPVGVPGRRGAVETVATDEHPRPETTMERLAKLKPLFRDGVVTAGNASGINDGAAALLIGSREAGERAGAKPLSRIVSGAVAGVEPRVMGLGPVPAIRKALERAGLGLGDVDVIEINEAFATQVLGCLHGLGLSADDSRLNVNGGAIAVGHPLGASGARLALTATRQLHRGGGRYAVVSMCIGVGQGIAAVLERV; encoded by the coding sequence ATGCTCGAAGCCTATATCTACGACGGCCTGCGGACGCCGTTCGGCCGCCATGCGGGAGCGCTGGCGGGCGTGCGTCCCGACGACCTGCTGGCCGGCGTCATCAAGGCCGTGGTCGAGCGCGGGCCGTTCAGGCCGGAGGACATCGAGGACGTCATCGCCGGCTGCACCAACCAGGCCGGCGAGGACAGCCGCAACGTGGCGCGGCACGCCGGCCTGCTGGCGGGGCTGCCGTTCCAGGTGCCGGGGCTGACGGTCAATCGCCTGTGCGGCAGCGGTCTGTCGGCGGTGCTGGACGCGTCGCGCGCGGTGACGGTCGGCCAGGGCGACCTGATCGTGGCCGGCGGCGTCGAGAGCATGAGCCGCGCACCCTTCGTGATCGGCAAGTCGGAATCGGCCTATTCCCGCGAGATCAAGGCGTTCGACACCACCATGGGCGCCCGCTTCACCAACCCGCGGATCGTCGAGGAGCACGGCAATCACTCCATGCCGGAGACGGCCGACAATATCGGCCAGGACCTCCAGATCACCCGCGAGGCGAGCGACCGCTTCGCCCTGGAGTCCCAGCGGAAATATGCGGCGGCGCTGGCCGACGGCTATTACGACGGCGAACTGGTGCCGGTCGGGGTTCCGGGCAGGCGGGGCGCCGTCGAGACGGTCGCGACCGACGAGCATCCCCGGCCCGAGACCACGATGGAACGGCTCGCCAAGCTGAAGCCGCTGTTCCGCGACGGCGTGGTGACGGCCGGCAACGCGTCGGGCATCAACGACGGGGCCGCGGCGCTGCTGATCGGAAGCCGCGAGGCCGGCGAGCGCGCCGGGGCGAAGCCGCTGTCCCGGATCGTGTCGGGCGCCGTCGCCGGGGTCGAGCCGCGCGTCATGGGTCTCGGGCCGGTGCCGGCCATCAGGAAGGCCCTGGAACGCGCCGGGCTGGGCTTGGGCGATGTCGACGTGATCGAGATCAACGAGGCGTTCGCGACCCAGGTCCTGGGCTGCTTGCATGGGCTGGGACTGTCGGCCGACGACAGCCGGCTCAATGTCAATGGCGGCGCCATCGCGGTCGGGCATCCGCTCGGCGCTTCCGGCGCGAGGCTCGCCTTGACTGCGACCCGGCAACTCCACCGCGGCGGCGGCCGTTATGCCGTCGTGTCCATGTGCATCGGCGTCGGCCAGGGAATCGCCGCCGTCCTAGAACGGGTGTAA